A DNA window from Odocoileus virginianus isolate 20LAN1187 ecotype Illinois unplaced genomic scaffold, Ovbor_1.2 Unplaced_Scaffold_5, whole genome shotgun sequence contains the following coding sequences:
- the TMEM271 gene encoding transmembrane protein 271, protein MKWSVRGACAALSSCLLLACALSAAAVGLKCFSLGSELRGEPFRLGAAAGAFYSGLLLAAGLSLLGAALLCCGPRDAPLAGPGPGPGLGVAAGPAGAAEATPGDPGGAAGPSGPVSSQNLLLLGVLVFMLGVLSAFAGAVIDGDTVSLVERKYSHYCLPPRAPAAAAGPAPGPAAAGSGPAPGAARARGTLDSATSAKCRQLKDYQRGLVLSTVFNSLECLLGLLSLLLVKNYKSSQARRGRRGRRKGGRALARPRGGPGLRAQPPASRARRGRRGRRGRRLQPRPSEASILSPEESDFAAPGDCTGFATHHAVSYINVGVFHAFDEAGVEVCCGGHPSVELPGYAPSDPDLNASYPYCCRPPCEAARPWEPGRAC, encoded by the coding sequence ATGAAGTGGAGCGTCCGCGGGGCCTGCGCCGcgctctcctcctgcctcctgctcGCCTGCGCGCTCAGCGCCGCCGCCGTCGGCCTCAAGTGCTTCTCGCTGGGCTCGGAGCTGCGCGGGGAGCCGTTCCGGCTGGGGGCGGCCGCCGGCGCCTTCTATTCGGGGCTGCTGCTGGCCGCCGGCCTCTCGCTGCTCGGCGCCGCCCTGCTCTGCTGCGGGCCCCGGGACGCGCCCCTCGCGGGGCCGGGCCCGGGCCCGGGGCTCGGGGTCGCTGCCGGCCCCGCGGGGGCTGCGGAGGCCACGCCGGGGGACCCGGGGGGCGCCGCCGGGCCCTCGGGGCCGGTGAGCAGCCAGAACCTGCTCCTGCTCGGCGTCCTCGTCTTCATGCTCGGGGTCCTCAGCGCCTTCGCGGGCGCCGTGATCGACGGCGACACCGTGTCCCTGGTGGAGCGCAAGTATTCCCACTACTGCCTGCCGCCGCGCGCGCCGGCCGCGGCCGCCGGCCCGGCCCCGGGCCCTGCGGCCGCCGGCTCCGGCCCGGCCCCCGGCGCGGCGCGCGCCCGCGGCACCCTGGACAGCGCCACCTCCGCCAAGTGCCGCCAGCTGAAGGACTACCAGCGCGGCCTGGTGCTCTCCACCGTCTTCAACTCGCTCGAGTGCCTCCTAGGCCTGCTCAGCCTCCTGCTGGTCAAGAACTACAAGTCGTCGCAGGCCCGGCGTGGCCGGCGCGGCCGGCGGAAGGGAGGCCGGGCCCTGGCGCGGCCCCGCGGCGGCCCGGGGCTCCGCGCGCAGCCGCCCGCCTCCCGGGCGCGGCGGGGCCGGCGGGGCCGGCGGGGGCGGAGGCTGCAGCCGCGGCCCAGCGAGGCTTCCATCCTGTCTCCGGAGGAGTCGGACTTCGCCGCCCCGGGGGACTGCACGGGCTTCGCGACGCACCACGCGGTCTCCTACATCAACGTGGGCGTCTTCCACGCGTTTGACGAAGCGGGCGTGGAGGTCTGCTGTGGGGGGCACCCGTCTGTGGAGCTGCCGGGGTACGCGCCCTCGGACCCCGACCTTAACGCCTCTTACCCCTACTGCTGCCGCCCGCCTTGCGAGGCGGCGCGCCCCTGGGAGCCGGGCCGGGCCTGCTGA
- the PIGG gene encoding GPI ethanolamine phosphate transferase 2 isoform X6: MFPVVEGRPMREQLRFLHLNTVQLSKLLQENVPSYEKEPGFEQFKVSERLHGNWIRLYLEENNSEVLFNLGARVRRQYLDALRTLRLSLSKRAAQYDVYSMAAGTALVLEVLALLLLSVPQALGSRAELDVPLLSPVCSLLFYLLLLALAALHGAVCTAARSSCYLCSLPWLAAGGAMALTAALLCAVVSALTRTFASGTCLSQNPPQSTSRWSELDLLSFLGTVGHVLSLGASSFIEEEHQTWYFLINTLCLALCHQIYRNCFLGDDCAPQRCPHMGEEFDGVTVALQGKRAGPEGWELSRVPADPSSLEALRGPERWMVLASPWLVLACCRLLRSLNQTGVQWAHRPDLGHWLTSSDHKAELSVLAALSLTMIFVLVQKRCSLTSKVAMAFGLLGIYCYRAAIGNVLFPWQQDNKDISKGITEARFVYVFVLGILFTGTKDLLKTQIIAADFTARTVGLWEIYSGLVLLAALLLRPHNLPVLVLSLAIQTIMTQFIWRPLRHNVTEVTVMHYWFGQAFFYFQGNSNSIATVDISAGFVGLDAYMEIPAMFLTAFATYSGPVLWASHLVNFLTSEASSSSALSRACFCYALICSTPVSVYIVLVTSLRYHLFIWSVFSPKLLYEGMHLLITAAVCIFFTAVDQTNTKS, encoded by the exons AGCCTGGATTTGAGCAGTTTAAAGTGTCGGAAAGATTGCACGGGAACTGGATCAGATTGTACTTGGAGGAGAATAACTCAGAAGTCCTTTTCAACCTGGGAGCCAGGGTTCGCAGGCAGTACTTGGATGcgctgaggacactgaggctgtcGCTGAGCAAACGAGCGGCCCAGTATGATGTCTACTCCATGGCGGCGGGGACCGCCCTGGTCCTGGAG GTCCTCGCCCTGCTCCTGCTCAGTGTCCCGCAGGCGCTGGGCAGCAGGGCTGAGCTGGACGTCCCCCTGCTGTCGCCCGTGTGCTCGCTGCTCTTCTACCTGCTGCTCCTGGCCCTCGCGGCGCTGCACGGCGCCGTGTGCACGGCGGCCCGCAGCTCCTGCTACCTCTGCAGCCTCCCGTGGCTGGCTGCAGGCGGCGCAATGGCGCTGACGGCCGCGCTGCTCTGTGCCGTCGTGTCTGCTCTCACCAGGACTTTTGCCAGCGGAACGTGTCTGAGTCAG aATCCACCTCAGTCCACCTCAAGGTGGTCAGAGTTAGATCTTCTCAGCTTCTTGGGAACCGTGGGCCACGTGTTGAGTCTGGGCGCAAGCAGCTTCATCGAAGAGGAGCATCAGACCTGGTATTTCCTCATCAACACGCTGTGTTTAGCTCTGTGCCACCAGATCTACAGAAACTGCTTTCTGGGAGACGACTGTGCCCCTCAGCGTTGCCCACACATGGGAGAGGAGTTTGACGGGGTCACGGTGGCCCTGCAGGGCAAGCGTGCTGGCCCTGAGGGGTGGGAGCTCAGCCGAGTGCCCGCGGACCCCTCCTCCCTGGAAGCCCTCAGAGGCCCTGAGCGGTGGATGGTGCTGGCGAGCCCCTGGCTGGTCCTGGCCTGCTGTCGGCTGCTGCGATCCCTGAACCAGACGGGTGTGCAGTGGGCCCACCGGCCCGACCTGGGGCACTGGCTCACCAG CTCTGATCATAAGGCTGAACTCTCTGTTCTGGCCGCACTTTCCCTCACCATGATTTTTGTGTTGGTTCAGAAGAGGTGCTCCCTCACATCAAAAGTGGCCATGGCGTTTGGCCTGCTGGGCATCTATTGCTACCGGGCCGCCATTGGAAATGTGCTGTTCCCATGGCAACAAGACAACAAAGACATTTCAAA gGGCATTACCGAGGCTCGTTTTGTTTATGTCTTTGTCCTTGGCATTCTGTTCACGGGCACCAAAGacttgcttaaaactcaaatcATTGCTGCAGACTTCACGGCCAGGACTGTGGGCCTTTGGGAGATATACAGTGGGTTAGTTCTCCTGGCAGCGCTGCTCCTCAGACCCCACAATCTTCCTGTCTTGGTGCTGAGCCTCGCGATCCAGACCATCATGACTCAGTTCATCTGGAGGCCCCTGAGGCACAATGTAACTGAGGTCACTGTGATGCATTACTGGTTTGGGCAAGCATTCTTCTATTTTCAG ggaaactccAACAGCATCGCCACTGTGGACATCTCAGCAGGCTTCGTGGGCCTGGATGCCTACATGGAGATCCCAGCCATGTTCCTGACGGCATTTGCGACATACTCGGGGCCTGTGCTGTGGGCCAGCCACCTGGTGAACTTTCTGACCTCAGAAGCCAGCAG CAGCTCCGCACTGAGTCGTGCTTGCTTCTGCTACGCGCTCATCTGTTCCACTCCAGTTTCTGTGTATATCGTTTTGGTGACATCCCTGCGTTATCACTTATTTATATGGAGTGTGTTTTCTCCAAAACTTCTCTATGAGGGAATGCATCTACTCATCACAGCTGCTGTCTGTATATTCTTCACAGCCGTGGACCAAACCAACACAAAGTCTTAG